In Geoalkalibacter sp., the genomic window CTGCCCGATGCCCAACTCCAACTGGAAAAGCTTCCCAGCGTGCGGAACTTGGAACTCAGGACTGTCGACCTGCCCGAACTCCTCGACCACATTCGGGTGGTCTTCAACGAAAACCGCGATTATTTTCTCGGATGAGGCGGTTGGGTCTTAGAAGCGAAACAGCTTGATGAAATGCTCGAAGAGGTTCTGGTCCATATCGGCCAGGACCTTTTCTTTCATCAGCTTGAGCGCCTGGTAGGTGGATATCCGGTTGTGGTAGGGGCGATCGGAGGTGAGGGCTTCATAGACATCGGCCAGCCGGCAGATCCGGGCATAGGGGTGGATGTCCTTGGAGCTCATGCGGTTGGGGTAGCCCGTGCCGTCATCCTTTTCGTGATGTTCGAGAATGATGATGCGCGCCTCGTCCGTCATGTGGCCCGACTCGGTGAGAATGTCGTAACCGTGGCGGGGATGCTGCTGGATAATCCGCCATTCCTCCTCGTCGAGGCGCCCCGGTTTGTTGATGATCTCCAAGGGAACTTTGCACTTGCCCAGGTCGTGCAGAAAAAAACCCGATGCCAGCTTGTGCAGGTCGTGCTCGGATGACGAACCAAAGAGGATGCGCGCCAAAGCGATGCTGAAAATGCCCACGTTGGTGCAGTGGGTGTAGGTGTTGACATCGTGGGCGGTCAGCTGCACCAGACAGCGCGTGGCGCGGTCATCACGCACCACCAGATCGACGGAAGGCCAGATCACCTCCAGGGCCTGATCAATAAACGACGCGCGCGGGTCGCTGTACACCTTGGTCATGATGTCGCGGCAGGCGGCGTGAACAAAGCCGGCCTTGGTTTCCGAGGGGCAATTGGGGTTGCGCACCACCTGGGACAGCGCTTCCTT contains:
- a CDS encoding HD-GYP domain-containing protein, with the protein product MNLSSETCQDDYRPIDLGCLHPEISAPCDLFLRVGHQRYTLFAAKGLGFSPVHRQNLAETGVQELYIQEEDAPVFYRYLKEALSQVVRNPNCPSETKAGFVHAACRDIMTKVYSDPRASFIDQALEVIWPSVDLVVRDDRATRCLVQLTAHDVNTYTHCTNVGIFSIALARILFGSSSEHDLHKLASGFFLHDLGKCKVPLEIINKPGRLDEEEWRIIQQHPRHGYDILTESGHMTDEARIIILEHHEKDDGTGYPNRMSSKDIHPYARICRLADVYEALTSDRPYHNRISTYQALKLMKEKVLADMDQNLFEHFIKLFRF